The Pseudomonas sp. G2-4 genome window below encodes:
- a CDS encoding thermonuclease family protein: MDGRLDCSRLIKKASLVGAFFVSAIWLTGAQALCPAPTGLTQVTVQRVVDGDTLRLTDGRSVRMIGLNSPELGRQGRSDEPFAVAARRRLEALVSTSGGRVGLLPGKENKDRYGRTLAHVYSGDGKNLEAQLLAEGLGFHVAVAPNVDLADCQRAAERQAREAGLGLWKRSPVLDTRQIKAPGFAVLSGRVSEVRRNRGGVWLELQDSVVLRVAPNLLKRFDRVSLEHLKGRQIEARGWVVDRSRREGLKQGQARWLLPLTDPAMLSVISQ; this comes from the coding sequence TTGGATGGTCGTCTCGACTGCTCCAGACTGATAAAGAAGGCGTCCCTTGTGGGCGCCTTTTTTGTGTCTGCGATTTGGCTCACGGGCGCCCAGGCGTTGTGCCCGGCACCCACGGGCCTGACCCAAGTGACGGTCCAGCGCGTGGTGGATGGCGACACCCTGCGCCTGACCGATGGCCGCAGCGTGCGCATGATTGGCCTCAATAGCCCTGAGCTGGGGCGGCAGGGGCGTTCCGACGAACCCTTCGCTGTCGCGGCTCGTCGACGTCTCGAAGCGCTGGTGAGTACCAGCGGAGGGCGTGTGGGATTATTGCCCGGCAAGGAAAACAAAGACCGCTACGGTCGCACGTTGGCCCATGTCTACAGCGGCGACGGCAAGAATCTCGAAGCGCAATTGCTCGCCGAGGGCCTGGGTTTTCACGTGGCGGTGGCACCGAATGTCGATCTGGCGGACTGCCAGCGCGCCGCCGAACGTCAGGCGCGTGAAGCAGGCCTCGGGTTGTGGAAGCGTTCGCCGGTACTCGATACACGGCAAATCAAGGCCCCAGGCTTCGCCGTGCTCAGTGGCCGGGTCAGTGAAGTCCGGCGTAATCGTGGTGGTGTTTGGCTCGAATTACAGGACTCGGTTGTATTGCGCGTTGCACCCAATCTTCTGAAGCGTTTCGACAGGGTTTCGCTTGAGCATCTCAAGGGTCGTCAGATTGAAGCGCGCGGCTGGGTGGTCGATCGTTCGCGGCGTGAAGGGCTTAAGCAGGGACAAGCCCGTTGGTTGTTGCCGTTGACCGATCCCGCCATGTTGAGCGTGATCTCTCAGTAA
- the rpmE gene encoding 50S ribosomal protein L31: MKTDIHPEYPEIAVTCSCGNKFETRSTYGKALSIDVCNECHPFYTGKQKTLDTGGRVQKFADRFGAFGKAAPKA; encoded by the coding sequence ATGAAAACCGATATCCATCCGGAATACCCAGAAATTGCCGTGACTTGCAGCTGCGGCAACAAGTTCGAAACGCGTTCGACCTACGGCAAAGCCCTGTCGATCGACGTTTGCAACGAATGCCACCCGTTCTACACCGGTAAGCAGAAGACCCTGGATACCGGCGGCCGCGTTCAGAAGTTCGCCGATCGTTTCGGTGCTTTCGGCAAAGCTGCTCCAAAGGCCTGA
- a CDS encoding malic enzyme-like NAD(P)-binding protein: protein MSDLKTAALEYHAHPRPGKLSVELTKATATARDLSLAYSPGVAEPVREIARDPELAYKYTGKGNLVAVISDGTAILGLGNLGPLASKPVMEGKGVLFKRFAGIDVFDIEVDSESPQAFIDTVKRISITFGGINLEDIKAPECFEIERALIEQCDIPVFHDDQHGTAIVTAAGMINALEIAGKTLPEAKIVCLGAGAAAISCMKLLVSMGAKIENIFMVDRTGVIHSGRDDLNQYKAVFAHATDKRSLADALDGADVFVGLSGPNLLSPENLLRMAPNPIVFACSNPDPEISPELAHATRNDVIMATGRSDYPNQVNNVLGFPFIFRGALDVRAKRINEEMKVAAANALRELAKLPVPQEVCDAYGGIKLEFGREYIIPKPMDARLITLISDAVAKAAIETGVATLPYPKNYPLKSVDDVFNG from the coding sequence ATGTCTGATCTGAAAACTGCCGCTCTCGAATATCACGCTCATCCTCGTCCAGGAAAGCTGAGTGTCGAGCTCACCAAGGCCACCGCTACTGCCCGCGATCTGTCGCTGGCCTACAGCCCCGGCGTAGCCGAACCAGTCCGCGAAATCGCTCGCGACCCTGAACTGGCCTACAAATACACCGGTAAGGGCAACCTGGTTGCAGTCATTTCTGATGGCACCGCGATTCTCGGCCTGGGTAACCTCGGCCCATTGGCTTCCAAGCCAGTCATGGAAGGCAAGGGTGTGCTGTTCAAGCGCTTCGCCGGTATCGACGTGTTCGACATCGAAGTCGACTCCGAAAGCCCGCAAGCCTTCATCGACACCGTCAAGCGCATCTCCATCACCTTCGGTGGCATCAACCTGGAAGACATCAAGGCCCCTGAGTGCTTTGAGATCGAACGTGCCCTGATCGAACAGTGCGACATCCCGGTGTTCCACGATGACCAGCACGGCACCGCCATCGTCACCGCGGCCGGCATGATCAACGCCCTGGAAATCGCCGGCAAAACCCTGCCTGAAGCCAAGATCGTCTGCCTGGGTGCCGGCGCTGCCGCCATCTCCTGCATGAAGTTGCTGGTGAGCATGGGCGCCAAGATCGAAAACATCTTCATGGTTGACCGTACCGGCGTGATCCATTCCGGCCGTGACGACCTGAACCAGTACAAGGCCGTGTTCGCCCACGCGACCGACAAGCGCTCCCTGGCGGACGCGCTGGACGGTGCCGACGTTTTCGTTGGCCTGTCGGGTCCGAACCTGCTGAGCCCGGAAAACCTGCTGCGCATGGCGCCGAACCCGATCGTGTTCGCCTGCTCGAACCCAGACCCGGAAATCTCCCCGGAACTGGCTCACGCCACCCGCAATGACGTGATCATGGCCACCGGCCGTTCGGACTACCCGAACCAGGTCAACAACGTACTGGGCTTCCCGTTCATCTTCCGTGGTGCCCTGGACGTTCGCGCCAAACGCATCAACGAAGAAATGAAAGTCGCGGCGGCCAACGCCCTGCGCGAACTGGCCAAGCTGCCGGTGCCTCAGGAAGTGTGCGACGCCTACGGCGGCATTAAGTTGGAATTCGGTCGTGAGTACATCATTCCGAAACCAATGGACGCCCGCCTGATCACCCTGATCTCCGACGCCGTGGCCAAGGCCGCGATCGAGACGGGCGTGGCCACCCTGCCGTATCCGAAGAACTACCCGCTCAAGAGCGTGGATGACGTGTTCAACGGCTAA